From one Rhodamnia argentea isolate NSW1041297 chromosome 1, ASM2092103v1, whole genome shotgun sequence genomic stretch:
- the LOC115755102 gene encoding ammonium transporter 3 member 1-like: MAAAAPPPNPVPVAYQAFTSSAVPDWLNKGDNAWQMVSATLVGLQSVPGLVILYGSVVKKKWAVNSAFMALYAFAAVVLCWVTWAYKMSFGDKLLPFWGKAGPALGQKFLIKQAVLPETTHYHKNGTLETATIAPFFPMASMVWFQCVFAAITLILLAGSVLGRMNIKAWMTFVPLWLTFSYTVGAFSLWGGGFLFHWGVMDYSGGYVIHLSSGIAGLTTAYWVGPRSTKDRERFPPNNVLLMLAGAGLLWMGWAGFNGGDPYTANIDSSMAVLNTNICAATSLLVWTWLDVIFFKKPSVIGAVQGMITGLVCITPAAGLVQGWAAIIMGILSGSVPWFTMMIVHKRWTLLQKIDDTLGVFHTHAVAGYLGGILTGLFAEPELCALFLPVTNSRGGVYGGSGGVQVLKQIVGGAFIIGWNVVVTSVLCVAISWVIPLRMPEEQLLIGDDAVHGEEAYALWGDGEKYDSTQHGMFSDDTTHHKAPSGATQVV; the protein is encoded by the exons ATGGCCGCCGCCGCTCCTCCGCCGAACCCTGTTCCGGTCGCCTACCAGGCCTTCACGTCGTCCGCCGTGCCCGACTGGCTCAACAAGGGCGACAACGCATGGCAGATGGTGTCCGCCACGCTCGTCGGCCTCCAGAGCGTGCCGGGCCTCGTCATCCTCTACGGCAGCGTCGTCAAGAAGAAGTGGGCGGTCAACTCCGCCTTCATGGCCCTCTACGCCTTCGCCGCCGTCGTCCTCTGCTGGGTCACCTGGGCCTACAAGATGTCCTTCGGCGACAAGCTCCTTCCCTTCTGGGGCAAGGCCGGCCCCGCCCTCGGCCAGAAGTTCCTCATCAAGCAGGCTGTCTTGCCCGAGACCACCCACTACCACAAGAACGGCACGCTCGAGACCGCCACCATCGCTCCCTTCTTCCCCATGGCCTCCATGGTGTGGTTCCAATGCGTGTTCGCCGCCATCACGCTCATCCTCCTCGCCGGGTCcgtgctcgggaggatgaacaTTAAGGCGTGGATGACGTTCGTCCCGCTCTGGCTGACCTTCTCTTACACGGTGGGCGCCTTCAGCTTGTGGGGCGGCGGCTTCTTGTTCCACTGGGGCGTCATGGACTACTCCGGCGGCTACGTCATCCACCTCTCCTCCGGCATCGCCGGCTTGACCACCGCTTACTGG GTCGGACCGAGATCGACCAAGGATAGGGAGAGATTCCCTCCGAACAACGTGCTGTTGATGTTGGCGGGGGCAGGACTGTTGTGGATGGGGTGGGCGGGGTTCAATGGGGGAGACCCGTACACGGCGAACATCGACTCGTCCATGGCCGTTCTCAACACCAACATATGCGCAGCGACCAGCCTCCTGGTGTGGACGTGGCTCGatgtcatcttcttcaagaAGCCATCCGTCATCGGAGCCGTCCAGGGCATGATCACCGGCCTCGTCTGCATCACCCCGGCCGCAG GTCTCGTCCAAGGATGGGCGGCCATAATAATGGGGATCCTGTCGGGAAGCGTCCCGTGGTTCACCATGATGATCGTGCACAAGAGGTGGACTTTGCTCCAGAAGATCGACGACACCCTCGGGGTCTTCCACACCCACGCCGTGGCTGGCTACCTCGGCGGCATCCTCACCGGCCTCTTCGCTGAGCCGGAGCTCTGCGCCCTCTTCCTCCCCGTCACCAACTCGCGGGGAGGCGTCTACGGGGGCTCCGGCGGGGTCCAGGTCCTGAAGCAAATCGTGGGCGGGGCATTCATCATCGGTTGGAACGTGGTGGTCACCTCGGTCCTGTGCGTGGCGATAAGCTGGGTGATACCGCTGCGGATGCCGGAGGAGCAGCTGCTGATCGGGGACGACGCGGTGCACGGGGAGGAGGCCTACGCATTGTGGGGGGACGGGGAGAAGTACGACTCGACCCAGCACGGGATGTTTTCGGACGATACCACGCACCACAAAGCACCTAGTGGCGCGACACAAGTGGTGTAA
- the LOC115755101 gene encoding uncharacterized protein At5g08430 isoform X2, with the protein MDSKVETEPFTWLEECDGPINAPLPQKRKYQHRKKEFVGWGSRQLIEFLKSIGKDISQQIPQHDVASVITSYINENKLLHPQKKKRVVCDERLRSLFGRKTISRLKISDLLEAHYAENLEQSDEDFIWSSGDEDLTAKPLLPQRKTPKKRKVVETSESCFAALVPDNIKLIYLKRSLIQLLCKDSASFEGKVVGSFVRVKSDPNDYLQKNPYQLLQVTGVKGAMGSADTSTQVLLQVAGLFKDIPISMLSDENFTEEECEDLRQRVKDGLLKRPTVWLPKELALLQSRIERANEKGLRKELSEYLERRKLLQTPEEQSRLLREIPKVIADGVEIDSTDIPDDLEEITASPRSLHRESSQEAKCATTGNIVPVTKIPWRTNLEEHQNGHVSEYNEQVVANQRNGGGPGKMEKKGFQGTEDEGIHSTQKIEEWVQQPITDISKEERRGVVENGDLHGTKGKSVQSPKVVIDLTSDDEDEDLSSCQSQNHDYNLESLIWHYVDPQGEVRGPFSLASLKHWSPEYFPPDFKIWKVGESQSKAVLLSDILRRVCSK; encoded by the exons ATGGACAGCAAAGTAGAAACAGAGCCTTTCACATGGTTGGAGGAGTGTGATGGGCCGATTAATGCTCCTTTGCCACAAAAGAGGAAGTACCAACACCGGAAAAAGGAGTTTGTTGGTTGGGGGTCGAGACAGCTCATCGAGTTTCTCAAATCTATTGGTAAAGATATCAGCCAACAGATCCCTCAACATGATGTAGCATCGGTTATAACCAGTTATATCAATGAAAATAAGCTTCTCCatccacaaaagaagaagagagttgTTTGTGATGAAAGGCTTCGCTCTCTTTTTGGAAGGAAAACTATTAGCAGACTTAAAATCTCTGATCTGCTTGAAGCACATTATGCAGAGAACCTAGAGCAGTCGGATGAGGATTTCATCTGGAGTTCCGGGGATGAGGACTTAACAGCTAAACCTTTACTTCCTCAGAGAAAAAcaccaaagaagagaaaagtggTCGAAACTTCAGAAAGTTGTTTTGCTGCTTTAGTTCCCGATAACATCAAACTCATCTACTTGAAAAGGAGCTTAATTCAACTTCTCTGCAAAGACTCTGCTAGCTTTGAAGGCAAAGTGGTTGGAAGCTTTGTAAGGGTAAAGTCAGATCCCAATGACTACCTTCAGAAAAATCCTTATCAACTTCTGCAAGTGACAG GTGTGAAAGGGGCCATGGGATCTGCAGATACGAGCACTCAAGTCCTCCTTCAAGTGGCTGGGTTGTTTAAAGACATTCCCATTTCCATGCTTTCCGATGAGAACTTCACTGAG GAAGAATGTGAAGATTTGCGTCAGAGAGTGAAAGATGGTTTGCTCAAGAGGCCAACTGTA TGGCTTCCAAAGGAACTTGCTTTGCTGCAGAGTCGTATTGAACGAGCCAATGAGAAGGGCTTGCGCAAAGA GTTGTCTGAATACTTGGAGAGGAGGAAGCTGCTCCAGACTCCTGAAGAACAATCACGTTTATTGCGTGAGATTCCTAAAGTGATTGCGGATGGAGTAGAAATTGATTCTACAGATATTCCAGATGATTTAGAAGAAATCACTGCATCTCCAAGATCGCTCCATAGGGAAAGTTCACAGGAGGCTAAGTGTGCTACTACAGGCAATATCGTACCAGTGACTAAGATACCTTGGAGGACCAACTTGGAAG AGCACCAGAATGGTCATGTTTCTGAATACAATGAACAAGTGGTAGCAAATCAGAGAAATGGAGGAGGACCTGGTAAGATGGAGAAGAAAGGGTTTCAGGGAACGGAGGATGAGGGAATTCATTCTACTCAGAAAATTGAAGAATGGGTGCAGCAGCCAATAACAGATATTAGCAAGGAAGAAAGACGTGGGGTTGTGGAGAATGGCGACCTTCATGGAACAAAGGGTAAGAGTGTCCAGTCGCCTAAGGTAGTGATTGATTTGACCAGtgatgatgaggatgaggatcTTAGCAGTTGCCAGAGTCAGAACCATGATTATAACCTGGAAAGCTTAATATGGCATTATGTTGATCCCCAAGGCGAAGTCCGGGGTCCTTTCTCGCTCGCATCGCTAAAGCACTGGAGTCCAGAATACTTTCCCCCTGATTTCAAGATATGGAAGGTTGGTGAAAGCCAGAGCAAAGCAGTATTGTTAAGTGATATACTGCGCAGGGTGTGCTCTAAGTAA
- the LOC115755101 gene encoding uncharacterized protein At5g08430 isoform X1, translated as MDSKVETEPFTWLEECDGPINAPLPQKRKYQHRKKEFVGWGSRQLIEFLKSIGKDISQQIPQHDVASVITSYINENKLLHPQKKKRVVCDERLRSLFGRKTISRLKISDLLEAHYAENLEQSDEDFIWSSGDEDLTAKPLLPQRKTPKKRKVVETSESCFAALVPDNIKLIYLKRSLIQLLCKDSASFEGKVVGSFVRVKSDPNDYLQKNPYQLLQVTGVKGAMGSADTSTQVLLQVAGLFKDIPISMLSDENFTEEECEDLRQRVKDGLLKRPTVVEFEERARILHEDITNHWLPKELALLQSRIERANEKGLRKELSEYLERRKLLQTPEEQSRLLREIPKVIADGVEIDSTDIPDDLEEITASPRSLHRESSQEAKCATTGNIVPVTKIPWRTNLEEHQNGHVSEYNEQVVANQRNGGGPGKMEKKGFQGTEDEGIHSTQKIEEWVQQPITDISKEERRGVVENGDLHGTKGKSVQSPKVVIDLTSDDEDEDLSSCQSQNHDYNLESLIWHYVDPQGEVRGPFSLASLKHWSPEYFPPDFKIWKVGESQSKAVLLSDILRRVCSK; from the exons ATGGACAGCAAAGTAGAAACAGAGCCTTTCACATGGTTGGAGGAGTGTGATGGGCCGATTAATGCTCCTTTGCCACAAAAGAGGAAGTACCAACACCGGAAAAAGGAGTTTGTTGGTTGGGGGTCGAGACAGCTCATCGAGTTTCTCAAATCTATTGGTAAAGATATCAGCCAACAGATCCCTCAACATGATGTAGCATCGGTTATAACCAGTTATATCAATGAAAATAAGCTTCTCCatccacaaaagaagaagagagttgTTTGTGATGAAAGGCTTCGCTCTCTTTTTGGAAGGAAAACTATTAGCAGACTTAAAATCTCTGATCTGCTTGAAGCACATTATGCAGAGAACCTAGAGCAGTCGGATGAGGATTTCATCTGGAGTTCCGGGGATGAGGACTTAACAGCTAAACCTTTACTTCCTCAGAGAAAAAcaccaaagaagagaaaagtggTCGAAACTTCAGAAAGTTGTTTTGCTGCTTTAGTTCCCGATAACATCAAACTCATCTACTTGAAAAGGAGCTTAATTCAACTTCTCTGCAAAGACTCTGCTAGCTTTGAAGGCAAAGTGGTTGGAAGCTTTGTAAGGGTAAAGTCAGATCCCAATGACTACCTTCAGAAAAATCCTTATCAACTTCTGCAAGTGACAG GTGTGAAAGGGGCCATGGGATCTGCAGATACGAGCACTCAAGTCCTCCTTCAAGTGGCTGGGTTGTTTAAAGACATTCCCATTTCCATGCTTTCCGATGAGAACTTCACTGAG GAAGAATGTGAAGATTTGCGTCAGAGAGTGAAAGATGGTTTGCTCAAGAGGCCAACTGTA GTAGAATTCGAAGAGAGAGCTCGAATTTTGCATGAAGATATAACGAATCAT TGGCTTCCAAAGGAACTTGCTTTGCTGCAGAGTCGTATTGAACGAGCCAATGAGAAGGGCTTGCGCAAAGA GTTGTCTGAATACTTGGAGAGGAGGAAGCTGCTCCAGACTCCTGAAGAACAATCACGTTTATTGCGTGAGATTCCTAAAGTGATTGCGGATGGAGTAGAAATTGATTCTACAGATATTCCAGATGATTTAGAAGAAATCACTGCATCTCCAAGATCGCTCCATAGGGAAAGTTCACAGGAGGCTAAGTGTGCTACTACAGGCAATATCGTACCAGTGACTAAGATACCTTGGAGGACCAACTTGGAAG AGCACCAGAATGGTCATGTTTCTGAATACAATGAACAAGTGGTAGCAAATCAGAGAAATGGAGGAGGACCTGGTAAGATGGAGAAGAAAGGGTTTCAGGGAACGGAGGATGAGGGAATTCATTCTACTCAGAAAATTGAAGAATGGGTGCAGCAGCCAATAACAGATATTAGCAAGGAAGAAAGACGTGGGGTTGTGGAGAATGGCGACCTTCATGGAACAAAGGGTAAGAGTGTCCAGTCGCCTAAGGTAGTGATTGATTTGACCAGtgatgatgaggatgaggatcTTAGCAGTTGCCAGAGTCAGAACCATGATTATAACCTGGAAAGCTTAATATGGCATTATGTTGATCCCCAAGGCGAAGTCCGGGGTCCTTTCTCGCTCGCATCGCTAAAGCACTGGAGTCCAGAATACTTTCCCCCTGATTTCAAGATATGGAAGGTTGGTGAAAGCCAGAGCAAAGCAGTATTGTTAAGTGATATACTGCGCAGGGTGTGCTCTAAGTAA
- the LOC115755098 gene encoding chloride channel protein CLC-c-like → MDRENHANNGEDERDVENEGLLDGKEIERNWSGVSEKNMTFREPLLVKRVNTTSQIAIVGSNVCPIESLDYEIAENELFKQDWRSRKKIQIFQYILLKWAFALIIGLGTGLVGFFNNIAVENIAGYKLLLTTDLVSKKRYFAAFAAYAGCNVALAIAAGALCAFIAPAAAGSGIPEVKAYLNGIDAYSILAPSTLFVKIFGSILGVSAGFVVGKEGPMVHTGACIASLLGQGGSRRYHLTWKWLRYFKNDRDRRDLITCGAAAGVAAAFRAPVGGVLFALEEAASWWRSALLWRTFFTTAVVAIVLRAFIEYCSTGKCGLFGQGGLIMYDVSSAQATYSGADIIAVILLGIIGGLLGSLYNFLIDKVLRIYSIINERGASFKILLVITIALLTSCCSFGLPWIAQCKACPTDASVSCPTVGESGNYESFQCSSGYYNDLASLFLNTNDDAIRNLFSTSTTKEFDISSLFIFFGAVYFLGIITYGIAIPSGLFIPVILAGACYGRLVGRLFESVSQLDTGLYALLGAASFLGGTMRMTVSLCVILLELTNDLLLLPLVMLVLLVSKSVADCFNKGVYDQIVKLKGLPYMEAHAEPYMRQLVARDVVTGPLIMFSGIEMVGTILHALRTTGHNGFPVIDEPPFSESGELCGVVLRSHLLVLLKAKNFSRERVLSGEEILQKYAAFDFAKPGSGKGIKLEDLDIDDEEMEMYIDLHPITNASPYTVVETMSLAKAAILFRQLGLRHMCVVPKSQGRPPIVGILTRHDFMPEHVLGLYPHIKPHKRI, encoded by the exons ATGGACCGGGAGAACCATGCGAACAATGGCGAAGATGAGCGCGATGTTGAGAACGAGGGACTGCTGGATGGGAAGGAGATCGAGAGGAACTGGTCCGGGGTTTCGGAGAAGAACATGACCTTCCGGGAGCCTCTTCTCGTCAAAAGGGTCAATACCACCTCCCAGATTGCCATCGTCGGCTCCAATGTTTGCCCCATCGAGAGCCTTGACTACGA GATTGCTGAAAACGAGTTATTTAAGCAGGACTGGAGGTCGaggaagaaaattcaaatattcCAGTACATTCTGCTCAAATGGGCCTTTGCACTTATCATAGGTCTAGGTACTGGATTAGTTGGCTTCTTTAACAATATTGCGGTTGAGAATATAGCTGGGTACAAGCTGCTACTAACTACAGATCTCGTGTCTAAGAAGAG ATATTTTGCGGCTTTTGCAGCATATGCCGGTTGTAATGTGGCATTGGCAATAGCTGCCGGTGCCCTTTGTGCTTTCATTGCTCCAGCTGCTGCAGGTTCTGGTATTCCTGAGGTTAAAGCCTACCTCAATGGCATCGATGCATATTCCATCTTAGCTCCTAGCACCCTTTTCGTAAAG ATATTTGGCTCCATCCTCGGTGTCTCTGCTGGGTTTGTCGTGGGTAAAGAAGGGCCTATGGTGCATACAGGTGCTTGTATAGCCTCTTTACTTGGACAAGGGGGGTCTCGCAGATATCATTTGACTTGGAAATGGTTGAGATATTTCAAAAATGACCGAGATAGGCGAGATCTGATTACTTGTGGGGCTGCTGCTGGTGTGGCAGCTGCATTTCGTGCTCCAGTTGGCGGTGTCCTCTTTGCCCTTGAAGAGGCAGCTtcatg GTGGCGAAGTGCTCTTCTTTGGAGAACCTTTTTCACAACAGCAGTCGTTGCTATAGTGTTGAGAGCTTTCATAGAGTATTGTTCTACGGGAAAATGTGGGCTATTTGGCCAAGGTGGTCTTATAATGTATGATGTCAGTTCAGCCCAGGCAACATATTCTGGTGCAGATATAATAGCTGTTATACTCTTAGGAATTATTGGAGGCCTCTTGGGGAGTCTCTACAATTTTCTTATAGACAAGGTCCTACGTATTTATAGCATCATTAATGA GCGAGGTGCTTCTTTCAAGATCTTGCTTGTTATCACCATTGCGCTCTTGACTTCATGCTGTTCTTTTGGCCTTCCATGGATTGCCCAGTGCAAAGCCTGCCCTACCGATGCGTCAGTGAGCTGTCCAACTGTTGGAGAATCTGGCAACTATGAGAGCTTCCAGTGCTCATCAGGCTACTACAATGATCTCGCTTCCCTCTTTTTGAATACCAATGACGATGCTATCCGCAACCTGTTCAGCACTAGTACCACAAAAGAATTTGATATATCCAGtctgtttattttctttggtgCCGTCTACTTTCTTGGCATCATAACTTATGGCATCGCCATTCCTTCTGGTCTTTTTATTCCTGTTATTCTTGCTGGTGCCTGTTATGGTCGTCTTGTTGGGAGACTTTTCGAATCTGTCTCACAACTTGACACAGGTCTCTATGCCCTCCTTGGTGCTGCATCATTCCTGGGTGGCACAATGAGAATGACTGTCTCACTTTGCGTTATATTGCTTGAGCTCACAAACGACCTCTTGCTTCTTCCCCTTGTTATGCTGGTTCTTCTTGTCTCCAAATCAGTGGCGGATTGCTTCAACAAAGGTGTTTATGATCAAATAGTGAAACTTAAAGGACTGCCTTACATGGAGGCGCATGCAGAACCTTATATGAGGCAACTGGTTGCACGCGATGTGGTTACTGGACCATTAATTATGTTCTCAGGCATTGAGATGGTAGGGACCATATTGCATGCTTTAAGGACTACTGGCCATAATGGGTTTCCTGTGATAGATGAACCACCTTTCTCAGAGTCTGGAGAACTGTGCGGCGTTGTATTGAGGTCTCATTTGCTTGTGCTGCTCAAGGCGAAGAATTTTTCAAGGGAAAGGGTGCTTAGTGGAGAAGAGATTTTACAAAAGTATGCCGCTTTTGATTTTGCCAAGCCGGGGTCTGGAAAGGGGATTAAGTTGGAGGATTTAGATATTGATGATGAAGAGATGGAAATGTACATTGATCTCCACCCTATTACAAATGCTTCCCCGTACACAGTAGTTGAGACGATGTCGCTTGCCAAAGCTGCGATACTCTTTCGTCAACTTGGTCTGAGGCACATGTGTGTGGTACCAAAGAGTCAAGGG AGGCCCCCAATTGTTGGAATTTTAACGCGTCATGACTTCATGCCGGAGCACGTTTTGGGACTTTATCCTCATATCAAGCCACACAAAAGAATTTGA
- the LOC115755130 gene encoding SUN domain-containing protein 4-like produces the protein MRRSVEAFLLRKAAHYYFLQRKALNKLSLSLLVTFWWLIFASCIYINLGNALGGLDTSDVPDGKVCLPEFGPGSLKTFTLVPESHCAVICHDFLGKSAHCEGVGSNVPGSQIESKQECRNFAASSEEQIEVKNSGVQDGLDKDARKGDRVARDEPPKFDEFKHKAISPKENTMGGQTGSTMHRVEPGGAEYDYASASKGAKVLAFNKEAKGASNILGKDMDKYLLNPCSAEEKFVIIELSEETLVYTVEIANFEHHSSNVKEFQVLGSLVYPTKTWVNLGQFTAKNVKQSQRFRLSEPKWVRYLKLDLLSHYGSEFYCTLSTVRVYGVDAVERMLEDLISVQDDRFTSDESGDEKLIFSQPVPSQIDGLHQNQFTESALGAAHEDSKQKLDVSKSKSDEQISDIQPQPVGRLPGDSVLKILMQKVRSLGINLSILERYLEDLNLKYGGLFKEVDEEIAENAMLLEKIRLDIADIRDNRGAIVKDLSDLVLWKSLVSTQIDILNSENAILRSEMETILDTQEHMENKSVLVLLLTLICFFLSALKLIVDLTVNMFSGKQKFVMLPHSRSSWIFLLLYWAIVGVILLL, from the exons ATGCGGAGATCAGTTGAAGCATTTTTGCTAAGAAAAGCTGCgcattattattttcttcaaaGGAAAGCCTTGAACAAGCTGTCACTGTCCCTCCTGGTCACCTTTTGGTGGCTGATTTTCGCTTCATGCATTTACATCAATCTTGGCAATGCTCTTGGAG GATTAGACACATCAGATGTCCCGGATGGTAAAGTTTGCTTGCCTGAATTTGGGCCAGGATCACTGAAGACATTTACTTTGGTACCTGAAAGTCATTGTGCTGTTATTTGTCATGACTTCCTTGGTAAGAGTGCTCATTGTGAAGGTGTTGGTTCAAATGTACCTGGCAGTCAAATAGAGTCTAAACAAGAATGTAGAAATTTTGCTGCAAGTTCTGAAGAGCAGATTGAAGTTAAGAATTCAGGTGTCCAAGATGGTTTGGACAAAGATGCACGAAAGGGTGATAGGGTGGCACGTGATGAACCACCAAAATTCGATGAATTTAAGCATAAGGCTATTAGTCCTAAAGAAAATACTATGGGTGGCCAAACTGGAAGCACTATGCATAGGGTTGAGCCGGGTGGGGCTGAGTATGATTATGCATCTGCTTCCAAGGGAGCGAAGGTCTTGGCCTTCAACAAGGAGGCAAAGGGTGCATCTAACATTTTGGGCAAGGATATGGACAAGTATCTGCTCAATCCATGTTCAGCTGAAGAGAAATTTGTGATAATAGAACTTTCTGAAGAGACTTTAGTTTATACTGTTGAAATAGCCAACTTCGAGCACCATTCATCCAATGTGAAGGAGTTCCAGGTACTGGGTAGTCTGGTTTATCCAACAAAGACATGGGTCAATCTTGGCCAGTTCACTGCTAAAAATGTTAAACAATCTCAGAGATTTAGATTATCAGAGCCAAAGTGGGTGCGATATCTCAAATTAGATTTACTTAGCCACTATGGTTCAGAGTTTTACTGTACTCTAAGCACTGTGAGAGTTTATGGTGTTGATGCTGTTGAGCGCATGCTAGAGGATTTGATCTCTGTCCAAGATGATCGGTTTACTTCAGACGAGTCAGGAGATGAGAAGTTGATCTTTTCCCAACCAGTGCCCTCTCAAATTGATGGGCTTCATCAGAACCAATTTACAGAATCTGCCTTGGGAGCTGCACACGAAGATTCTAAGCAGAAGCTTGACGTTTCAAAGAGTAAGTCAGATGAACAAATTAGTGATATACAACCACAGCCAGTAGGAAGATTGCCTGGGGACAGTGTTCTTAAGATATTGATGCAAAAGGTGCGGTCACTGGGCATAAACTTATCCATTCTGGAGCGGTACTTGGAAGATTTGAATTTAAAGTATGGGGGTCTATTCAAAGAAGTGGATGAAGAAATTGCTGAGAAcgccatgctgttggagaagaTCAGATTGGATATAGCGGATATTCGTGACAACAGGGGTGCTATT GTTAAAGATTTATCTGATTTGGTCCTGTGGAAGTCACTTGTTTCCACACAAATTGATATTCTGAACAGCGAAAATGCAATTCTCAG ATCAGAAATGGAGACAATCCTGGATACTCAGGAACACATGGAAAACAAGAGTGTTCTTGTGCTTCTTCTAACCTTGATATGTTTTTTCTTATCAGCTCTTAAGCTTATTGTAGATTTGACTGTAAATATGTTTAGTGGAAAGCAGAAATTTGTGATGCTTCCTCACTCTAGGTCGTCTTGGATTTTCTTGCTGTTGTATTGGGCCATTGTAGGAGTCATTCTTTTGTTGTGA